Part of the Henckelia pumila isolate YLH828 chromosome 2, ASM3356847v2, whole genome shotgun sequence genome is shown below.
GAGAGGGTTAGTTGAGAGGTTTCAGGTGCTGAGTGATTTTGTGGTCAATTTATGAAAGCATGGGTCTGTGCCCGGAGCTGAATCTTGTAAATTTATTCTATTCATCTCCTCATTTCACTGATTAATGCAATGCAGTACTTGACATCAaggtatttttaatattatttaacaGTTGTGTTCATGTTGAAGCATGATTTATCCACATACTGAAGCATGCTCGGGTAATATCACAATGTTACTGATTGATCTTCCTTGCTTTTGCATCCTTTCTTTAGTGGTATGCTCATCTTTTGAGGCACATCATTCATATGTTTAGCTTATCATCAGGCTGATGGCATATGGCTTAGCTGAACTTCAAATTGAAGGAGATGGAAACTGCCAGGTTGGTTACTTAATGGAGCTTAACTGCTTAACATCGTGTTAACTGTTATGTTACTGTCTTTCCTTTTCGGAAAATAAACAtagttgtattaagttttttcATTAAAATCTGATCATTTTGAGTTACAAATTTTTAGTGTTTTCAACTATTCCAGTTTGTTGCTTGTTTTACTTTACAGTTTCGGGCTATAGCAGATCAATTGCTTAAGAATCCAGAGTACCACAAATATGTGAGAAAGGAAGTTGTCAAACAGGTGTGGTCCAGTTACACACATACATATGGATTATATTGAGCATTTTCAACTGTCAGTTAATGTATCATTTACTCTGAAAAACATTATATCATTGTGGGACATATTAACTCATTATCTGTCCCCTCTCTTCTGAAAACCATCTTGCTTCCTAGGGTAGTGAATAGTGATGAGAACATATTTCTGAAACTGTGCTTGTTTCCTTCCAATTTCCTGGGAATTAGGAAATATGATGTAATATAATGTCTTCTGTGTAACCAATATTTTTGCAAATCCGCACACATCATGAAAAATGATACTTATTTAATCGTTGTTCTGGgtatgcttatttgaaatcgtCGCTCTTCACTCACAGCAAACAGGCATTTGAGGGAAGTTGTTAAAAAAGCGCACGAATGGTGGTAAAGATATGGCTAGTAATGTTTtattcaaatcacaatatacaTAAATGTCCTCTTTAGAATGAATTTACGCATTGATTTTTTTCTTTACCATCTCTTTAAAGCTGTACTTCTTTAACATCATTTCTTAGTTGAAGTCTACCTTTGCACTTGTCTATACTATTCAACACAAAAATTGGAAATTACAGAACTGTAGAAAACATTCCCCTTAATCAATTCTTTCTCGCCCAACTTGTCTCGATTAAAATGGAAGGCATTTATTTAAATGAGGATATAGGGTGCATAGAGTTGCTGAAGTATAAAGAAGTAGCTTGGCTCAGAAGGCTTAAATGTTCTTAGAAAAGTAAAATAGTTCTCCAATCGGCACTATTGTAAGAGGGAGCATCAGTTTTATGAGAGTAAAGATAGATTTAACAATTTTACTTGACATGTTTAGAAAATTAGACAGTTATTGCTGACCTTTCACACTAAAATGTTTCCAGCTTTGGCATGTCGAAGAATATTGTTTTAGCATGGCCTTTCGGTTGAGGCAGCACTTTTTCAATACATTATATTTTTGCATCTTTTGATTCAATTGACAGACGTGATGGAACCAACATGTTACAGTGAAAATTTAGAATCACCTTATCATTCATATTATACCTGTCGTACATACTCCATTTTTTTCTCATGCCAGTAGCACTTTTAGTCCTGTGAACTTGTATGACACCATAGGTCAGGTCTAGCGCTCTTTCGGACTTTTGATGATGGTTACAAGTAGGGGTTTGCCTAACTTTGCCTGTGACACTGATGGATTATTTTTGAAGGAAAAATAACGGGAAAAAAATTCTATTTTCCACATTACGAAATTGTTGAAACCAGCATATTTTGGTGTTGTGTGAGAGGGAATTGAGCATCAGATCTTGATGTTGCTAACATCACTTATTCATGGTCCCACTTTGAGCTTTTTTTTCTTTGCATTCCAGAAAAAATGTCATTCTTCAGTCTTTTGTTGACATTTGATGCATCATTTCCAATTTTACTTCGTTATTCGGCAGAAGTAGTTGGTATCTGATAGTTGTTTTGAGCCAAAAAATAgtgagttgaattttatttgtcCTAATCTGAGTTTCTTACTTGCAGCTAAAACTCCACAGAAATTTTTATGAAAGTTATGTCCCCATGAAGTACAGAAAATATGTGCGAAAGATGAAAAGGTCTAATTGTGGGTTTAACATATTAATTTTCTCATATAGCCGGATTAGAATCATTATATGTTGACATATTCATGGTTGTAATTAGATCGACTGAATGGGGAGACCACGTTACTCTTCAAGCTGCTGCAGATCGAGTAAGCTAAACTTTTCGTGATTCATTACTTTAAAATTTGTCTTAGTTCAGTTTATGTTGCTCCTTGGACTTCTTCCTTTAAATTTGTTTCTTCTCCACTCATAAGAAATTAACCAGATGTGATGATGCTAATTGATTAATCGTGATGTTGGATGCTCGGGCTGAAAGTTAGGAGAAGTTCAGAAAAGTTGAAATTTGAAactaaattttagattttaaattgTGTGaaaccaaaaaagaaaaaaaggaacATTTATAGTAGTGCTATGCCATTCCATGTTGTGATTTGTGTTTCAGAAATTCTAGCTTATAGATCAAATTCTCCCAAGAGTTGAACCATTTTTTATTGCACCGTGGTAATGTAATGCCTGCGTTCTCTTACATTTCCATTTGTGTATAATATACGGTAATACTGGCTCCTGATTTCACAGTTAACCTTTCTGTAGTTTGAAGCAAGAATCTGTTTGGTCACCTCTTTTCGGGATACCTGCTTCATCGAAATCCTTCCAAAGGAAAAAAATCCATCGACAGGTTCGTATAATAGACAACATAACTTTAACAGCATTCGAAGTGCAAGCCATTTGAATGTCCTAAAATGACAGCTATCCTTATTCTTTTATTAACTTTCTTGTATATGTTCGTAGACTTGTGGCTGAGCTTTTGGAGTGAAGTTCACTATAATTCATTGTATCAAGCTGGAGGTAACacgattctttatatatatttttttcgaaATCTTGCCTCTGGTTTctaatttctttatttatttataatggaGTATTTTGCCAATACATCCTATAATGTGCAATACTTTGCAGAAGTTCCTCCAAGAGTACACAGAAAGAAGCATTGgcttttttgaaatttatttgctGCTCAAATATCAATACAATCTTCATGTTTCCTCTTCACGTTTTTTGTAACAAAATGTCACGTCATGCACCTTTGCCTTTTTCCGATATATAGTACGGTTTTTAAGCGGATCCTGGTTCCTTGCAAGTAATTATTTATCTAGTTTTGtgtattatttttaaagaatATAGAAGAACACTGTCACTATATTATGGGATTGTATTTAcacaattattaattatattgtaaatgtaacattttttttttgttttagagATTTTTGTTGGCTGCCTTAACTTTTGTTGTGTTACGACTTATTTTTCTCCTACTTTTTTCCTAATTTTTGTACCATCTCCTTGACTTGTGTAAGAATAGAAGACAAGGACTGAAATTTGTTAACATAGATGGTTTTTAGAGAAAATAGTAAAACGAAGTGCTGAACATATTGCTGCCATTTGGATCGAAGGCAATAATCCTAATATACCATATGATATAGACATTGTAATTCATGGATGCAATTGTCGGAGGCATAGAATTAAACATTATTTTGGTTGTTTTGATCTTTTACGATATtcactttttcttttctttttttttttttttcaaatatatagaaTGGTTGGCATCAAAATATTCCTAAATGCAAGTCCAGAGAAGCTAATAATCAAATTCAATATAATATTTCGATCAAATCAAACCTTTCTTCTATTAAAGATATCCTTCAAGAAGAAGCATATGGTACGTGTTTCcgtcttttctttctttctttttttatttttcaatctatacatatttatttatttcttttcgaGAGAAATTGTGACGCCCGGGgatgaagaggcagggagtgatcgccggtgtcaagaggttgcacggacaatgagcggctcctggtaggcttctaggcggagggagacacgatcccgtgccggaatgagaggaggttctgagactgtgtaggtatgggactacatggttgaggaggacttaaaagatttcatatgtactattcatatcaagaaggtgcatcttcttttcgagagctcatcacataagaactccaaagttaagcgtgcttgattTGGGGCAATTATatgatgggtgaccccctgggaagtttctcagggtacgtgtgagtgaggacataagcacgctgaaaagacccgtcttgatacagtgagccattacaaatggtatcagagccgacctttcttagtacggtatggttcggggatgaaccaagcggaagctagTGGGCATGTAACGctcggggctgaagaggcagggtgTGGTCGCCGGtgtcaagaggttgcacggataatgagcggctcctggtaggcttctaggcggagggagacatgaatgaaccgatcccgtgccggaatgagaggggattctgagactgtgtaggtatgggactacatggttgagaagggtttaaaagattttatatgtcaggatgcgtgtgagtgagaacataagcacgctgaaaagacccgtcttgatacagtgaatCGTTACAAAAATAATCTATACATATTTAAAGAAAgatatttcattattttttacaACTTTTTCGCTGCCATGATAGAGCAAATATTTGAACCCACATGTCAAACCTTTGAATGTTTAAAAAGACTTCATTACCTGtactcaaaaaaaataaaaataaaaataaaaattcattaccATTAAttgtataatatataatatctggATACCACAATTACTCATATCCCTATGATTCTTCAATTGTGTAAATACTCGTCTTATGTAATTTATTTGCAACCGCCTAAAGATTATACTTGTGTCAATGATGTTTtggtattttatgttttaatgtaTTTCTCTAATTTGTTTGACTTAATTTAATACATTTTTAGAACTTTTACCTATTCACTATGTAATATTActctaatttatttattttaatgcattgttttgtttgtatatactttttatttttaaattgtgaaaattttcatattcttgatttttactttttcaaattttaatttaatttaatatattatcatcGTAATCAAcaaaaaacaatcaaagatGGTTTTTTGTCGAGAGTACAAATTACAAATAAGAGATCACATATGTTGGAAGATTGTTGCAACAATATGCAATTGATATGTATACTAATTTTGAAACAGCTAGATTGGATTACTTTAGAAGGAACCAGACGAAATGAGGTCAAAATTTTTATCAAGGTATCATTTGAAAGTATTATAAATGGAAAAACGAGAGGAAATGAAATTGGAAGAAGAATAGTTTTTCCAGCATCTTTATCGGATGACCAAGGGAGTTTTGTCTATGCTGCCCTGCACGAATGGGGATTCAGCGGCTCATATTTACTGCATTTGGGATGTTCACATGAACATCTCAAGTGCAAAAAAAATGAGCCGCTGAATCCCCATTCGTGCAGGGCAGCATAGACAAAACTCCCTTGGTCATCCGATAAAGATGTTGGAAGAACTATTCTTCTTCCAATTTCATTTCCTCTTGTTTTTCCATTTATAATACTTTCAAATGATACCTTGATAAAAATTTTGACCTCATTTCAAGTGCAAAAAAATATAAGTCGTCAGATGCAGTACATGAGCAGTGCTTATATGCTAGCAGACTTTCCCGACCAAAGGATATGCGTCGTAGATATCTTGATGCAATGACATTAataagaaaattttgaaaacctaaacttttcattacaatgaattgtAATCTAGAAtggaaaaaaattacaaaaaatttgAAAGAAGGTCAACAACCTCATGATCCGACCTGATTTTAACGGCAAAGGTATTTCAAGCTAAGTTAcaagatttaaaaaaatcaaatcattaCCAAGTCAGTATTTGGAGAGGTTGTTTTGTTTATGTAGTGGAATTTCAGAAGAGGTGGTTGCCTTATATgaacaatatgttgattatcttGAGACAACATTCTAAAATCAATGGtcctgaaaattttgatttgtaaTATCCGAAAATCCATAAATCCACTCACGagaatttatttaagtattatgaaaaattattagtttaaatGTTTAAATTATGAATGATTTATGCAAAAGTTAGGTTTTGATGTTTTTAGGTATAGATTTAATTCCGGTGACGAAGAGAATCGAGACTAACCTATGTGCAATGTTTAACAAATTTTAAGTCAGGAATGTTAATGtgcaatttttttatatttaaaagtgGCAcatgatattaaaaaaattttattaaagttttgaggtaaaaattttaaaggGCTGT
Proteins encoded:
- the LOC140882295 gene encoding OVARIAN TUMOR DOMAIN-containing deubiquitinating enzyme 12-like isoform X1, coding for MYGGRKILEDSQPTTVYSITLFVHPHFDQTSKISEIRFRISDYPLILLHHCSQVLSMNGFNGNASVSSGSSWNSSSNDTEDDHAIATILAEEERLKYDGTLGRRLSHLGSIPHIPRVIGGIPDANDATLDHERLSKRLMAYGLAELQIEGDGNCQFRAIADQLLKNPEYHKYVRKEVVKQLKLHRNFYESYVPMKYRKYVRKMKRSTEWGDHVTLQAAADRFEARICLVTSFRDTCFIEILPKEKNPSTDLWLSFWSEVHYNSLYQAGEVPPRVHRKKHWLF
- the LOC140882295 gene encoding OVARIAN TUMOR DOMAIN-containing deubiquitinating enzyme 11-like isoform X2 — encoded protein: MNGFNGNASVSSGSSWNSSSNDTEDDHAIATILAEEERLKYDGTLGRRLSHLGSIPHIPRVIGGIPDANDATLDHERLSKRLMAYGLAELQIEGDGNCQFRAIADQLLKNPEYHKYVRKEVVKQLKLHRNFYESYVPMKYRKYVRKMKRSTEWGDHVTLQAAADRFEARICLVTSFRDTCFIEILPKEKNPSTDLWLSFWSEVHYNSLYQAGEVPPRVHRKKHWLF